The nucleotide sequence ACCCGCCGCGTCGACCAGCCGCCGAGACAGCCCCTCCGGGTCGCTGGCAAGCACGGGGCGGATCAGCGACGCCGCCAGATCCGCGCCCTGCTCGGCCGTGAGGTGCATCGACAGCGCCGGGTACGGGCCATGATCACCGCGCATCACAACGATGCCGTGCTCGCTCGACCAGGACGCCGACAACTCCAGCGTCAGACTCATGCTCAGGTAAGCCTCGCGCTCGGTCGGCATCGTCAGCCGGCCTTCGACTCGCCCTGCTTGGCCTCACTCTGGCCACGAGCACCAGCGGCGGGCGGGCGCGGGGCACCGTTCGGGGCCTTCACCCCGGTCGCGCGGTACTCGTAGCCTAGGAACTTGAACTCACCCTGACCCATCACCTTCGGCGACGCCGTCACACCCACCAGCTCGATCGGTCGCATCCCCGGCAGCACCTCATCGGGCAGCGGCGCGGGCTGCACCTCCGCGGTGAAGATGACCTCGAAACTGGCGCGCTTCGCCTTCGCCTCGTCCGGGTCCGTGACGGTGGCCTTCCACTGCCGCTGCTTGGTGATGTCGTCCACCCGCTGACGCTGCTCCTTACCGCGGGCGCGGTCCTCCTGCGACTGGTACTCCAGATCCGGCTCGATCTCACCCACCATCACCAGACCGCGCGGGAACGCCTCACCGAACTCCACCGGGAACCGGTGACCCTTCATCAACGCCATGACTGGCCTCCTTCACGTGGCGCCGAGGACGTTCCCCGGCATGCCTCATGATCAGAAGGCTACCCGCACTAATAGTACGGGTCAATACTCTAAGTGCGGTTGGTTGCTCAGGGCGTCATGCCGACTCGCCTCGCCAGGTCCCGGACCTCGGTCGCTTGTCCGCTCTCGGTGCGCAGGAGATCGGTCAGTAGTGCGTGAACGGTGGGGTGGCCGACGACCAACTCAGGTGCAATTTGAAGGGCCTCGTGGATAGCGGCCACGGCGGCGGGAGCGTCGCGACGTTGGGCGTGGGCGCGGGCCAGCTCTAATTGATAGCGCGATCGCCGCTCGGGAGAGAGACCGGAGGAATCGAAGCCTGAGGCGATCCGCAACGCGCGGCCGGCGTCACCAAGCTCGACCGCGACGGTGACCTGGTGGAGGGTGACGTTCGCGGGACCGAACTCCGTGCCGTAGTCGTTGCGGTCTGCGCCGAGAACCTGTCCGAGGCGTTCCGCTTCGGCCAGGTGCGCGTAGGCCTGGTCGGCATTGTTACGCCGAGCATCCGTGATGGCCATCTGCATCAGCAACGAGCCCGAGAGCGAGATGGCCGCAGGGTCCCTGGCATCGACCCGACCAGAGAGCGCGTCGACGGCTGTGGAGGCAGTCTGAATGACCTGGTCGTAGAACCGTGCACTCTGGAACACGAGCGCAAGACGGAAGGCGCCTTCGGCCATCAGCAGAGCGTCGCCGGAGCGCTCCGCGGCCGCGATGGCGCGGTCAGCGGAGACGCAGGCGGCGGACGGCTCACCGAGCTTCGACAGCACGGACGCACACGCGTGATAGGCGCGGGCCAGCGTCGCATAGGCCGCCCGCTGCACTTCCCCGTTCGATGCACGAGCCGCGAACTCTAGCGCTGGCAGGAGCCGCATCAGCAGCTCGCTGACCCGCTCGTACTCGGCCGCGTGAACCAGCGACCATGCCCGATCAACCGAACCGGTCAGCTCCTGGAGGTTGGCCGACGAACGTTCAGCGAGTACGGCCGTGAGAGCGTTGCTCGAACTCAGAGCCAACGTCAGGTCGACCGCAGGTGCCGGCCGCTCGTGTGTCGCCGCGACGACGGGCCGATCCGGCGCCAACTCTGCGAGTGGCACTTCCAGCACCGCGGCCACCCGTTCCAACACGGACATGCGGTCGATCTTCCGCACGCCCCGCTCCACCTGCGACAGCCACGTCTCAGAGCGGTCAAGCAAACGAGCTAGCTCCCGCTGCGAAAGGCCGCGACGCTTCCGCGCCTGCGCGACTCTACGACCTAATGCTTGAGCGTCGTCGGTCACCCTCTGGCTCCGTCTGACAGGCCCTTAGCCGGACCGTCCGTCAGGAACTCCACACGGGTCGACGTCAGGTATTGACCACGCTCCGCCAGGAACGCCTTCACGTGCAGCTGCTCCTCATGCGCCTCGAACGCCGCCCGGTCTGCGTACACCTCATAGAACACTCGGGCCAGCGGCTCCCCCTCGACGCCATGCGTCGCATACACCAGCGTCCCCGGCTCCAACTCCCTGATACCAGGAGCCGTCCGCGCCACCAACGCATCGAACGCCGCGACGGCATCCTCATCACGCAGATCGAACCGCACCACCAGAGCGAACACAGCCACTCCCCTCTCAGGACGTACAAGAAGTACCAGGTCGCACCAAAGGTAGCAGCGCTCATCGATGCAGAGATAGTGCACTCAGCAGCAGACGACGGCCCACTGAGCGAGCAGCAGATGTGTCCGGGGGTGGTGGCAAGATCCGCCGACGTGACAGATGACGATCGCAATCCAGACACACTTCCGACATCGCTCGACCCGAGCGGACCATGCCCACGTTGTGGACGCGTGTCCAACTTCGACGTTCAGCGCGTAGCGGTCCTCACCTTTCGGAACGTCCCGGGCGGCAGCGTGATCGATGAGACGCTCCAAGCGATGAAGTGCCAGGGCTGTCAACGCGTGACCGCTGTCGTCGAACAGAACCGGCGTGGGATCCACTGGTATCCAGCGCCAGGCGCCGCAAATCTGGACAAGCAGGTCAACGAACGCGTTGCCTCTTGCTACGACGAGGGGATGCGTTGCCTCGGCATCGGAGCGAATCGCGCCGCTGCGGTGATGTTCCGGAGTGCGCTCAGTCTGTTCGTCAAAGACAAGGGTGGACCAGACGCCAAAGCTGAACGCCACCTCAAACCCGCCCTCAGGCACATGAAGGAGGACGGTTCGCTGCACTCGTCGCTGGCCGAATGGGCCGACCACCTCAATCAGCTGGGCAACGAAGGCGCGCACCCCGAGGACTACGACGACGTGACAGCCGACGAGGCTGCCAAGCTCGCTGAGTTTGTTCGCCACCTCATACGTCACGAGTACGAGATGCCAGCTCAACTGCTCCGCGCGCGGGGGTTGCTCAAGGAGGACGAGGGCGCTTCACGAGACGCACCGCCGGACGACGCGGCCCCAGTCATCCTCTAACTCACCACGCCCCCTTGGCGCAACGCCACCACGCCGGGTCAGTGTCCGGGGTCTGAGTCAGGATGTGTTGCATGAGACTGCAGTAGCAAGGCGGAGTGTTGACCGCTACCGGCGCGGACGACACTCTGCGAACGTCGCACGTGGCTGCTGCATTGAGACCTAGCGCAACTGACCCTGCCAGACACTTCCATGACACGTCAACGTCTGCAAGGGTGATCGCATGCGGTGACCAAGGGGGATGCGATGTCAGGTCAAGAAGCGGCCAATGCGGGCAAGGTGGCGGCGCCAAGCGAGGTTGTCGACAATCGGTGCTTCGCGGTGCGACATGCCATGGCATTGATAGATCTAAAAGGACGACGCACTGAGGCCGCGGAGAAGCTGCTTTCAAGCATCTGCGACGCCCTTAAAGCGGATAGCCGCGTCAAGGAGCTTACGAGACCCCCGCTTAGGCCACACCTTGTCTATCGCGGAGAAGCCTACCCTTGGGTGAAGAACTACGAAAGCGACTTACCCCTTACCGGCCGTGATCATTTTCATACACTACAGCTGTCGGATCCCATACTGTTCAGCGTTAATGTGCCCGCAGAGAATCAAGAAGAATTCAGGGGCGTCAAGACCTTTCCGCGTGGCAGCTACTTCGTGTCGTGGGATGGGATTTCCCTGACTGTCATGTGGGAACAGCAATCCCCAGGCACGGTATCCGTTGCAGCAGGACGCGTCGCTATAGATGTTTTGCGCGACGCTATCAAGAGATCTTATCTTGGATTATACGTCCAAGCCTGCAATCCGAACTGTCAGAACATTTTCACGCATGCAAATGCACTCCTTGTCTTTCCGGGTGTGGAAGCGCCGAAATCGATGTGGCAGACAGTGATGTTCACCCTGCCTGCTCGCCTAGCAGATAAGGATCCGGGCGAGATACTGACCTGGTGGCACAGGAGAGTCCGACAACCATTCTTTCTATTTTCCCTTTACAAGAATGGTGCGCGGAGAATCAGAGACATCGAGAGTATCGTTAGCCGCCGCCTGTTCACCCTCCTTGCATTGCAGCAGCAACGCGCGCAGCTTAGAGTTACGCCGATCAGGAAGCGATTTGCGGCATGGGCGAGACTATGGGGCTGGAAGCGCAAGACAAGAAAGGCTATGGCCGATATATGGCTCGGGCTTGCCGCGATTGGATTCATTAACCGTCAGTGGAGCGAAGACAGGAGACGATTCACCGAGCAGATCGACGAAGGTGAAGGAAAACTGCGCCCACTCTTTGACCAGGACTCAACCGACGACCTTGCAGCCATCGACACGATGGATCTCAGCCTGGCCCGTGAGGCGCTCGACTACTCGTCAGCCCGACTCGACAGCCGATCCATGGTTGCCGTCACAGCTCTCGCCGGACTTGCTGGTTTGTTGGGTGCGCTCCTGGGTGCCGCTCTGGCCTCGGAGTAAGCCTCGCCCGAAAGTTCGTCCGTGCTGATCCAAGCGACGGTAAGACCGTTGATCTCACCGCCTCGCTTCGAATGCGTTTGCTTCACGGGCATTTCACAGACACGGGATTTGCCGGATAGGCCTCTTGAGGATCAAGGCGGCGCGCAAGCGCGCCGCAGCACGCCCGGCCACGCGCCGGGCGTGCGGCCTGGCGGCCGTTCCGGGCGCGGACCGGGCGTGCGAGCGAGCTGGCCGACACCAACTCAGGCCACGCTGACATCTCGCCGAACGGCGTCCCCCTCATCGCGGCCATTCTTTGACCTCCACTCCGGGCATCAAGGGCGCCAAGATCGTTCGCCTGGCTAGCGGACTCGTCACCGATCGACTCCAAAGGGCGAACCATCTTGACGTCGCTACGCGATGGCGCAAGCGCCACCCTTGACCCCCTACGCTCCGGCCAACGACCGGCAGCTATGAGGCCGACGCCTCAATCCGGGACGGCGATATCTTCCTGCCCCGCGGCGAGAACGCTCGCTGCTGGAACCGCCCAGCCGCCGGCCCGGGGCGGGGAAAGCGCCGGAGGACCGAATACTCCTGCGACCCAACGAAAGCCCGGGTGGATATACTGATCTGGCGAGCGCACGATGTCATCGACTTTCTGGTCCAACGCGCGCTGAACCTTATCCGCCAGGGTCGGCTGCTCGGCCTCGAAGAGCAGGTCAGCGATGGGCTCATGCCAATACCAGCGAACTTGTCCATTGCGAGCAATAGCTACAACGGAATGTGGCTCCGCCGGACTGGTCCTGGGCCAGGTCTGCTCGTCGATCTTTACAAAGGCACTTCTAACGTCATCAAAGCCATCTAGCAGTTCTTGGACCGCATTGCGCAGATCACTGAAGTCCATATCTGCGCGTACGGTGGCAGCCGAATCGAGTATCGACAAGAATGCCCGATTTCCCTCGAAGTAGGCCATGGGACAAAGGTCGATCGCTGGACCCGTCCGATGGACGGTATGCCCGTCGATGGTGGCGCGAGTCCCGAGACTTCCACCAGCGGCTCCGTGCATCACCAAAGACGCAATGCGATAGTAGTCGTACAGATCCACAAGGTTCAGGCGACTCGCGCGGTCATAGAGGTTCTCGCTCGCCCAGCTGCGTTTCCATGAAGGACCGTAGCGCGACACCGCCTCGGTAATCTTTCTCTCGGCCTGCCTGGCTTCACGTTCCAGCTTCCTAGCAACGGACCGTCTCGCCTTCGGATTAAGCTTCGACAGGCCAATCCTCGCGTTCTGCTGAAGCTCTGCAACGATGACGAGATGATCCATATATCGCTCAGCTTGTCCGGGACTCGTTGAGACATCGGCCATATTTATTGCATGCTCGACTAATGCGCGCGCGGTGCGTGTAGCTGGTCGCCCCGCACCCTCTAACACCTCATCAAGGAGTTCCATCCAGTCATTGAACGCCTGACTGAAGACCAACGCGGGCGCCTGGTAGGGCGCGGACGCCGAGATAAACTCCCGGACAATTGGCATAGCTATATACTTGATCGTGTGCGTCGCTTGGCCAAGCCAAGGCAGCTCATCATCAATCTGCTGGATGAGCGGGATAGTGGTCCATGGTTTGTGCTCCGGGGGCGCTGTTACCGGTTGCCCGAACGGCGAGTCGGCTCCCATAACAGAACCATAGATCAGAATGCTTCAAAGTTCGAGTGATCGCGGCGTGCGGGAGTAGGCAATGCGCAGCGATCGGCCGAGCGTCTAACCAGGTAGCAGGGTGAACGCACTCGTGTGAGCTGGACGCATCGCCGTGAAGTGGCGTACGTCGAGGGTGAAGACCTCGGTTGCCTTCAGCCGTTCAGCCACCGAGACCACGGACGCATCCGCCGCACCAAGCGGGAAGTCGGCGTAGCGGTCGACCAGGACGGCAACGCGGGCGAGATCGTCCGTAGTCAGCTCGCCGAAGGTCAGCAGCCCGGATTCCAGCGACCGGACGAACGCGGCCTCGTGCTGCGGCGTTCCGAATCGGGACAGCATGTAGCAGGCTTCCGCGGCGACGAAGCTCGGCACGACCATCGTCGTCCGTGCCTTGAAGATGCGGGCGAACTCCTGGACGCATCGCTCGTGGTGCGCGTCATCAGTGATGGCAGCAGCCACGATAGGGCCGGTGTCGACGACGATCACTCGTCGCGCCCGAACTCCTCGGACAGGATCTCTTCGACCCGCTCCGAGACATCCGACCGGCCGGCGTGGATGGAGCCGACCCACGACGGTGGCCAATGACTGTCTTCGGTGTGCTCGGACGAGTGGACAAGGCGAACCGTGCGCGCGCGAATCTCCCGCAGCTGGTCAGGCGTGAGCTGATCGACCAGCCGATGCATCTCCTCGTACTCTTCCGATGCAGCGGTCATGATGCCGAGTGTACGGCTTGTCATCTGCCAACCTCCACGATTTCACCGCCGCGACCTGCGACGTTCGGTCGTCCCTATGGCCCTAATGGGCCAGGCTGATCCCGCCGCAGCAACGAACACGCCCGCGGCGGGATCAGCCAGCACACCTTGCTCAGCCGGCGTCGCACCCACTCCCCCGCCGGGCACGCTCGACTGTGGCCACGTACGCCGTCGTCGAGCTGTTCACCGCCGCGATCACGACACGTCCGCCGCCCGGCTCGCGTATACCTTGCGCAGATCATCGACGGAGGACTCCAGCTCGCCTAGCGTCACGCCGGCCGCCGACAACGCAGCCGCGATGCGGTCGACCAGCTCGCGGTGCGCTTCAGCGGTGAGGGCGTAGCCGTCCTGGGGGAACAGCAGACCGGATTCGAGCAGTTCCAGACCGTCGTCTCGCTCGGCCAGCCGCCGCAACTGCTCGATAATCTGCGCATCGGTCGCGCCGGGCAGGTACCGCTCACGGACATTGGCCAGCAGCCTCGGTGTCCACGTCGCCTGCTGCGCGACCTCGGCCATCCGCAGCAGCTCCAGAGCCGTCCGGCGGACCTCTTTCAGGTTCAGGCCGACCTTGGCGTACATGTCGGTCTCGAACGGCTTGATCTCTACATCGATGTGCGCGTTCCCGTGCAGCAGGTGCGCCACCATCTCACCGACCATCTCGTCGACGAACGGCGCGCGGGCGATGATCTCTCTCTTGTCACGTTCAGGTACGTTGACCACGGGTCTCTCCCTGGCTAGCTCAGGTTGGGATCAAGTCCCCGGTCCGGTGTCTCTAGCACCGGCTGGGGGCGACTAAATGGATGAGGCAGAGCCCGCCTACAGGAGGCCCACGAGCCCCGCCTGCCCGGGTCCTGTACGCGCCACCGACAGGCCACGGTGGTCGGCATCTGGTCGGTGACCGACCAAACCAGCTTCGTTTCGCGTCGCCCTCTGTCGCACATCGTTGCAGCTCAAAGCCATTTCGCGGCCGCGCCTTTCGACCCCTGAACGACCTTCTAAGCTCTTGGTCGGGGGTTCGAGTCCCTCCAGGCGCACCCAGCTCGTCAGCACATGATCAGGAAGAGTCACGCCAGGGCCTCACGTCCAGTTCCGGGTAGCGCTGCTGGATGCCGTTGAGTGTCTCCGCGGTCCAGAACTGGTGGCCAGGGGGCGGGAACCCGAAGAGTTCAAGCTGACGTGGCGTCGCACGGTGCACGAACGCGTACCACGCGGGCAGGTGGCTTCGCGCCGCCCATGCCATCCGTTGGCCCCAGTCGACGTCGGCCGGACGGAAGATGAGTTGCATCGAGTATCGGGCGCCCCGAGGCGCCCTGAGACTGGTGCCGCGGTGGAAGGTCCGGGTGTTGAATGCGATGACGGTGCCGGCCGGGCCCGCGCCGGACTGCTCTGCGGCGTACAGGTTCGAGTTGTCGGCGGTCGAGACGAACTCGCCGGTGCCACCGCTCCTGGGGTAGAAGTTCGGATTCATCGGCAGGTGGGCGGTGTGGTCCCACGAGACCACATGCGGCGGGCCGAGCTCTTCAGGGACGTCGACGAGGAAGACGAAGAGCTCAAGTTGCTGGTACCGGTTCTCAGTGGAAGGCACCAGGATCGTCTGATTGAGATAGTCGCGGTGCAGCGCCTGGTCGTACGATGCGGCGCCCGTGTACTTGGCCCAAGCTTCCGCCGAGGAGATCCGCAGGTCAGTCTGCCCGAGCAGATCCTCGGCTAGCTGGACGATCCGGGGATGCACAGCCAGGAGACTGAGCTCGGTACTGGAGAACGGGAACTCGTCGATCCCGTCGAACTCATCATCGACATAGCGGGTGCGACGTGGATCGGTGCCGTCATGAAACCCGTCCGGGGTGGGAAACATCGTCTCCACCTCCCCGAGTGCGGCCGCCAGGTCATCGCTCGAAAGAAAGCCAGGCAGGATCACAAAGCCGTCAGTGCGCCAGGCGTCTGCGGTGCCGTTGTCCATGCGCCCAACGTTGATGCTCCGGTGATCGAGGTGCAACAGAGTTTCTGGTTGCTCAGATCGCGTCCGAGGGCGACACAGCATCGAGGCCGTCAGGGCGTGAGCAGGTCGATCGCCGTGCGCTGGTAGGCGCGCAGCTCGCGGACCGTCGGCACCGTCGCGCCGCCCGCCTGCCGCTGGCGGAACCAGCCGAGGTAGATGCTGTAGCCGATCTGTGCGCGCAGGCGCGCCTCGCGCCGCGGCAGGTCCATGTCGCGGAAGCAGCGCTCCAGGAACGCGAGCCGCTTGTTCTGGACCCGCTCGACGACCGGGGCGACCGCCGGATCCGCGGCGGAGGCGAGCAGCGCCGCGTCGATCGCGCCGTACTCGTCGCCCTCGTCCTCCATGGCCGCGGTGAGCGTCAGTCGCAGCCGCTCGACGGGGTCGGGCAGATCCTCGAGCCGGGCGATGATCTCGTCGGTCGCCTCGCGCTCCCACGTCGCGAGCGCGGCCGCGACCAGCTCGGCGCGGCTGCCGAAGTGCCAGTAGAAGCTGCCCTTCGTGGCGCCCAGCCGCGCGGCCAGGGGCTCGACCGTGACCGCGGCGGTACCACCCTCGGCGATCGCGACGAGCGCGGCGTGCGTCCAGTCCTCGCGGCTAAGTGCCATACGCTACAGTATGGACCATACGCAACCGTATGGAAGGACCGCACCATGAGAGTCCTGAGCAGGCACGTGCGCGACCTCGACGCAAGCGGCGAGGAGGTGGGACGGCTCATCGCCGCCCTCGGCAGCGAGCACGACGCGCTGTGGCCGAACGACCTCTGGCCCGGCACCCAGCTCGAGTTCGACCGCCCGCTCGGCCCCGGCGCGCGCGGCGGGCACGGCGTCATCCGCTACTCGGTCGACGCATACGAGCCCGGTCGCCGCGTGCGCTTCCGCTTCGACCCCGGCACGGGCCTCGACGGCACCCACGGCTTCGACGTCGAACAGCTCGCGGACGGCCGCACGCGGCTGGTGCACACGCTCGACACGCGGCTGGAGGGAGCGGTCAAGCTGGCGAAGCCGCTGCTCCTGCGCATGCACGACACGATGATCGGCCAGCTGCTCGACAACGCGGAACGGCTCACCGGCGGCCGGGTGGAGCGCCCCACGCGGATGGCGCTCTGGATGCGCGCGCTGAACGCCGTCGAGGCGCGCCTGACGCGGGGCGCCGGCACCCCGCCCGCCACCGGTACGCGCGTCTGATCGAGGACTTTGATGAGGGTTGTGCCCGACGGCCGGGATACCTGTTGACCATTAATGCGCCGCTGTTACGGTCCGAGCCGTTACCTGACCGTGCCCGCGCCGACCCGCGGCCGGGCTGGAACATGGGGGGCAAGCATGCACGAGACCACCGACCCTGCGACCACCGACGGCACGCCGAGCCGTCGTCGCATCATCGCGGCGGGCGCGGCCGGCGCCGCTGGTGCTGCCGCGCTGGGCGTCGCCGGCGCGTCGCAGGCGCAGGCCGCGGCCGGTCAGGCGCTCATCCTCGGCCGCTCGAACACGTCGGGCTCCGCCTCGACCGGCGTCACGTACTCGACCTCGACGCCGACGGTCGCAGTGCACAACGCGGGGTCGGGCGCCGCCGCGCTGATGACGTCCGCCCGGTCCAACGGCTTCGCCGGCGGCAGCTACTCGCCCAACGCCTACGGCGTCTCGGCCGCCAACTACGCCAACAGCCCCGGCGCCGGCGCCGCCGTCGCCGCCAGCGGTCGGTACAACGACGGCGTCGTGGGCTCGACGCTCGACTCCGAGCGCGTCGGTGTGGTCGGCATCAACGACACGCCCGTTGTGGGTTCCGGCGCCGGCGTCATCGGCGTCGGAACGAACATCGCCGGCGTCGTCGCGTACACCTCCGCCAGCGACGACTCGGCTCTGTGGGCCGTCAACGACTCCGAGGCCGGCTTTGCGCTCGTCGCCTTCGGCCACACGCAGTTCAACGGCGACGTGCTGATCGCCGGCGACCTGTACGTCACCGGCACCATCTACTGCGACAACCCCATTCAGCCGCTCCCGGACAGCCTGCCCGGTCCGCTGGCGCCGGCGCGCGGCGACAGCATGCTGGCGCGCGCCAAGGCCCTCGTGTCCCGGCTGCGGCCCGCTCGCTGACGCCGGCCGGACGAGGCCCGGTGGCCGCTGCCGTCATTCGGCGGCGGCCACCTGAGGGTCGTCCTGCGACGACAGCGACGTCGAGACCAGGGCGGCCGGGCGTTCCACGGCCTCGGGCTCGGGACGCAGCCGCGGCGGCGCGGCCGACCATGCCTTCAGGTGCTGGATGACCTCGCCGTAGAAGGTGTCGACCGCGTGCAGCAGCGAGTCGATGAACGTGCCGCGGCCACGGCCGCGCTTGCCGCCCATGGGCAGGCCCTGGGCGACGCGGAACGCGCGTAGCTCCTTGGCCGGATCGGCGACCAGCACGCCCGGGTCGTCGCGGACGACGGTGAGCAGCTCAGCCGCGCCGGCGCCCCGTCCGTGCATGACGTACGCCTCGATGCGGAGGTCCGCGGGCGCATCCTTGAGCTGCCGGACCAGCCAGTTGACCCGCGTCGTCTGCCGCCCTTCTTTGGGCGCGTCGACGTCGACGTGGCAGGTGATGCGCCCGGCCCGCAGGTCCGCCGTCACCACCAGCTCGCCGACGGTGTCGGGGATGCGGATGGCCCCGGTGAGCGTGCCGTGCTCGGCCAGGTTGTCGATCAGCCACTGGGCGCGCAGCGACGGGTCAGCCAGCTCCTTGCGCGACAGCACCGGCGTCACCTCGGTGCCGAGCTGACGGCCGAGGCGGAGGCTGGCGAAGCGCAGCAGCGCGTCGAAGCGGTTGGCGACCTCGCTGACGCCCTTGTCGGCAGGCCGGAGCGTCCCCGCCGCGACCGCGTTGCGGATGCCGACCCAGGTCTCGCCCATGTCGTCGAACTCGAGCGCGCCGGAACGCGGGTGCTCGAGATAGCGGATGAGCTCACCGAGGACCCACGCCTGGTCGGGATCGGCGATGCCGCGGAACTCCTTCTGCATCACCGCCTCGGTCAGCACGTTCGTCCACGACAGGTGGTGCAGCGCGACCTTGCGCAGCTTGCGCTTGTCGACCTTCGTCGGATGCTGCCCCGGGACGGCCGGGATCTCGTTCGAGATGGTCAGGACCGCGTCGAAGCCCTGCTCGCGGGCGATGTCGAGGTAGTTCTCCAGCTGCTCGGGCGCCAGCTCGTTGCTGCCCGTCTTGACCTCGACCAGGGCGGTCCACGACTTCTGCCCGCGAGTGACCCGGACCAGACCGTCCGGGAACAGCTTCTTCTCGCCCAGGACGAACGGCACCTCGATGTACGTCTCGACGTTGCCCGCCGGCGCCCCGAACGGCTTGGTCAGCGACCGCCCGAACTCGCGGACCGCCGTCATCACGGCCAGCAGCGCCGAGGTGGCCCGGCGCTCCTGCTCCTCGGCTCCGCTGATGCCCGACGTCGGGATCAGCCGCGCCTCGTGCCAGGTCTCTTCCGTCATGTCGCCCGCCCCTTGGTCGATCTCCCCCTGCTGCGCCGGAGGCT is from Jiangella alkaliphila and encodes:
- a CDS encoding helix-turn-helix domain-containing protein, with the protein product MTDDAQALGRRVAQARKRRGLSQRELARLLDRSETWLSQVERGVRKIDRMSVLERVAAVLEVPLAELAPDRPVVAATHERPAPAVDLTLALSSSNALTAVLAERSSANLQELTGSVDRAWSLVHAAEYERVSELLMRLLPALEFAARASNGEVQRAAYATLARAYHACASVLSKLGEPSAACVSADRAIAAAERSGDALLMAEGAFRLALVFQSARFYDQVIQTASTAVDALSGRVDARDPAAISLSGSLLMQMAITDARRNNADQAYAHLAEAERLGQVLGADRNDYGTEFGPANVTLHQVTVAVELGDAGRALRIASGFDSSGLSPERRSRYQLELARAHAQRRDAPAAVAAIHEALQIAPELVVGHPTVHALLTDLLRTESGQATEVRDLARRVGMTP
- a CDS encoding putative quinol monooxygenase, with the protein product MFALVVRFDLRDEDAVAAFDALVARTAPGIRELEPGTLVYATHGVEGEPLARVFYEVYADRAAFEAHEEQLHVKAFLAERGQYLTSTRVEFLTDGPAKGLSDGARG
- a CDS encoding DUF4145 domain-containing protein, with product MSNFDVQRVAVLTFRNVPGGSVIDETLQAMKCQGCQRVTAVVEQNRRGIHWYPAPGAANLDKQVNERVASCYDEGMRCLGIGANRAAAVMFRSALSLFVKDKGGPDAKAERHLKPALRHMKEDGSLHSSLAEWADHLNQLGNEGAHPEDYDDVTADEAAKLAEFVRHLIRHEYEMPAQLLRARGLLKEDEGASRDAPPDDAAPVIL
- a CDS encoding DUF5677 domain-containing protein, with the protein product MGADSPFGQPVTAPPEHKPWTTIPLIQQIDDELPWLGQATHTIKYIAMPIVREFISASAPYQAPALVFSQAFNDWMELLDEVLEGAGRPATRTARALVEHAINMADVSTSPGQAERYMDHLVIVAELQQNARIGLSKLNPKARRSVARKLEREARQAERKITEAVSRYGPSWKRSWASENLYDRASRLNLVDLYDYYRIASLVMHGAAGGSLGTRATIDGHTVHRTGPAIDLCPMAYFEGNRAFLSILDSAATVRADMDFSDLRNAVQELLDGFDDVRSAFVKIDEQTWPRTSPAEPHSVVAIARNGQVRWYWHEPIADLLFEAEQPTLADKVQRALDQKVDDIVRSPDQYIHPGFRWVAGVFGPPALSPPRAGGWAVPAASVLAAGQEDIAVPD
- a CDS encoding type II toxin-antitoxin system VapC family toxin; translation: MIVVDTGPIVAAAITDDAHHERCVQEFARIFKARTTMVVPSFVAAEACYMLSRFGTPQHEAAFVRSLESGLLTFGELTTDDLARVAVLVDRYADFPLGAADASVVSVAERLKATEVFTLDVRHFTAMRPAHTSAFTLLPG
- a CDS encoding phytanoyl-CoA dioxygenase family protein — encoded protein: MDNGTADAWRTDGFVILPGFLSSDDLAAALGEVETMFPTPDGFHDGTDPRRTRYVDDEFDGIDEFPFSSTELSLLAVHPRIVQLAEDLLGQTDLRISSAEAWAKYTGAASYDQALHRDYLNQTILVPSTENRYQQLELFVFLVDVPEELGPPHVVSWDHTAHLPMNPNFYPRSGGTGEFVSTADNSNLYAAEQSGAGPAGTVIAFNTRTFHRGTSLRAPRGARYSMQLIFRPADVDWGQRMAWAARSHLPAWYAFVHRATPRQLELFGFPPPGHQFWTAETLNGIQQRYPELDVRPWRDSS
- a CDS encoding TetR/AcrR family transcriptional regulator → MALSREDWTHAALVAIAEGGTAAVTVEPLAARLGATKGSFYWHFGSRAELVAAALATWEREATDEIIARLEDLPDPVERLRLTLTAAMEDEGDEYGAIDAALLASAADPAVAPVVERVQNKRLAFLERCFRDMDLPRREARLRAQIGYSIYLGWFRQRQAGGATVPTVRELRAYQRTAIDLLTP
- a CDS encoding SRPBCC family protein, whose amino-acid sequence is MRVLSRHVRDLDASGEEVGRLIAALGSEHDALWPNDLWPGTQLEFDRPLGPGARGGHGVIRYSVDAYEPGRRVRFRFDPGTGLDGTHGFDVEQLADGRTRLVHTLDTRLEGAVKLAKPLLLRMHDTMIGQLLDNAERLTGGRVERPTRMALWMRALNAVEARLTRGAGTPPATGTRV